A stretch of the Nothobranchius furzeri strain GRZ-AD chromosome 5, NfurGRZ-RIMD1, whole genome shotgun sequence genome encodes the following:
- the LOC139069947 gene encoding uncharacterized protein, translating into MEENMRLLESFERYMEDLDREGEFFSLLDEIFQEYQPVPFPPPPSPLEHPPSPLLHSFSPPPSPPLEHPPSPLLHSFSPPPSPPLVHPPSPLLHSFSPPPSPPLEHPPSPLLHSFSPPPSPPLVHPPSPLLHSFSPPPSPPLVHPPSPLLHSFSPPPSPPLEHPPSPLLHSFSPPPSPPLEHPPSPLLHSFSPPPSSPLEHPPSPLLHSFSPPPSPPLVHPPSPLLHSFSPPPSPPLEHPPSPLLHSFSPPPSPPLVHPPSPLLHSFAPASSPPPPVVSSLPSPHTPTVPSPPPSLLPGTPPAAPASAPVSDPNKRKREHQQEDRPYVKKPPNAFMIFLRDQRPKVVAELKLADSTAVNAVVGQRWRELSPEQRNIYIDQAHKEQRLHEQQHPGWVPNYIRKAKGVKKEPAASSAASSSPGGSSRSQ; encoded by the exons ATGGAGGAAAACATGCGCCTCCTGGAGAGTTTTGAGAGGTACATGGAGGACTTGGACAGAGAGGGGGAGTTTTTCTCCCTTCTGGACGAGATCTTTCAGGAGTACCAGCCCGTTCCTTTTCCTCCTCCACCTTCTCCTCTCGAACATCCTCCCTCACCTCTCCTTCATTCTTTTTCTCCTCCACCGTCTCCTCCTCTCGAACATCCTCCCTCACCTCTCCTTCATTCTTTTTCTCCTCCACCGTCTCCTCCTCTTGTACATCCTCCCTCACCTCTCCTTCATTCTTTTTCTCCTCCACCGTCTCCTCCTCTCGAACATCCTCCCTCACCTCTCCTTCATTCTTTTTCTCCTCCACCGTCTCCTCCTCTTGTACATCCTCCCTCACCTCTCCTTCATTCTTTTTCTCCTCCACCGTCTCCTCCTCTTGTACATCCTCCCTCACCTCTCCTTCATTCTTTTTCTCCTCCACCGTCTCCACCTCTCGAACATCCTCCCTCACCTCTCCTTCATTCTTTTTCTCCTCCACCGTCTCCTCCTCTTGAACATCCTCCCTCACCTCTCCTTCATTCTTTTTCTCCTCCACCGTCTTCTCCTCTTGAACATCCTCCCTCACCTCTCCTTCATTCTTTTTCTCCTCCACCGTCTCCTCCTCTTGTACATCCTCCCTCACCTCTCCTTCATTCTTTTTCTCCTCCACCGTCTCCACCTCTCGAACATCCTCCCTCACCTCTCCTTCATTCTTTTTCTCCTCCACCGTCTCCTCCTCTTGTACATCCTCCCTCACCTCTCCTTCATTCTTTTGCTCCTGCTTCATCTCCCCCTCCTCCTGTTGTTTCTTCTCTGCCTTCACCTCATACTCCCACTGTCCCTTCTCCGCCACCATCCCTTCTTCCTGGGACTCCACCTGCTGCTCCTGCTTCTGCTCCGGTCTCCGACCCAAA TAAGAGAAAGCGTGAGCACCAGCAGGAGGACCGTCCCTATGTGAAGAAGCCACCAAATGCCTTCATGATCTTCCTGCGGGACCAGAGGCCCAAGGTGGTGGCTGAGCTGAAGCTGGCAGACAGCACTGCTGTCAACGCCGTCGTAGGCCAGAGG TGGAGGGAACTGTCTCCTGAGCAGAGGAACATCTACATTGACCAGGCTCACAAGGAACAGAGGCTCCACGAGCAGCAGCACCCAGGCTGGGTCCCCAACTACATCCGT AAGGCAAAAGGCGTTAAGAAGGAGCCGGCCGCCAGCTCTGCAG CGTCCAGCAGCCCAGGAGGGAGCAGCCGCAGCCAGTGA